A genomic window from Puniceicoccaceae bacterium includes:
- a CDS encoding ion transporter, whose amino-acid sequence MKLRNLVDESQTRSGKYFDWFIQFAIVVSILGITFETVPGLSPQVYRLLHWLEYACVAIFTIELLLRIGFSKLGFRYLFTFFGIIDLLAILPFYLSLGIDLRGLRAFRLLRIFRVLKLARYNNALLRYRRAFRRAREELILFGITAIIVIYLSSVGIYFFESTAQPDKFSSIPESFWWAVATLTTVGYGDVYPITTGGKIFTFFILSIGLAIVAVPSGIIAATLTEVRDEEPDRSQTHRREP is encoded by the coding sequence ATGAAGCTTCGAAACCTCGTCGATGAATCCCAAACCCGCTCGGGAAAATACTTCGATTGGTTCATTCAGTTCGCCATTGTCGTTTCCATTCTGGGCATCACGTTCGAAACAGTTCCCGGACTGAGTCCGCAGGTTTACCGGCTCCTGCACTGGCTTGAATATGCCTGTGTTGCGATTTTCACCATCGAGCTATTGCTGCGCATCGGCTTCTCCAAATTGGGCTTTCGCTACCTCTTCACATTTTTTGGCATCATCGATCTGCTCGCCATTCTGCCCTTTTACCTCTCTCTGGGAATCGACCTGCGCGGACTTAGGGCCTTTCGCCTGCTGCGCATCTTTCGCGTGCTCAAACTCGCGCGCTACAACAACGCACTGCTGCGCTACCGACGAGCATTTCGTCGGGCGAGGGAAGAACTCATCCTCTTTGGGATCACTGCCATCATTGTGATCTATCTCTCATCTGTGGGAATCTACTTTTTCGAATCCACCGCCCAACCCGACAAGTTTAGCAGCATTCCGGAATCGTTCTGGTGGGCTGTCGCCACGCTCACCACTGTGGGATACGGGGATGTTTATCCGATCACCACAGGAGGCAAGATTTTCACCTTTTTCATCCTGTCCATCGGACTTGCGATTGTCGCGGTTCCCAGTGGCATCATCGCCGCCACACTCACCGAGGTGCGTGACGAAGAACCGGATCGATCCCAAACACACCGTCGGGAACCGTAG
- a CDS encoding DUF4199 domain-containing protein, which yields MSNCFFYAFATSVVSFIYTLILFFLGFHGEKMEQGQLLAWGGLVILAVGLFLAVRAAKAEKVEAGEGFSYGNGFSTAFLTSVFVAVFSAILAFVYASYINPEMADHAWRIQEQAMIEQGMSDEQIGQVEGFTRTIMKPGLQAVFGFFGSLVTGLILSLIIAIFTRKKVEDDLGTNPAG from the coding sequence ATGAGCAATTGTTTCTTCTATGCGTTTGCAACTTCCGTTGTGAGTTTCATCTACACCCTCATCCTCTTCTTCCTTGGATTTCACGGAGAAAAAATGGAGCAGGGTCAACTCCTCGCATGGGGTGGTCTGGTCATTTTGGCTGTAGGGCTATTCCTTGCCGTTCGTGCTGCCAAGGCTGAGAAAGTGGAGGCTGGCGAAGGATTTTCGTATGGAAATGGATTTTCCACGGCCTTTCTGACTAGTGTCTTTGTGGCGGTATTTTCAGCGATCCTGGCATTTGTTTATGCTTCCTACATCAACCCTGAAATGGCGGACCATGCCTGGCGCATTCAGGAGCAGGCGATGATCGAACAGGGAATGTCGGATGAACAGATTGGACAGGTTGAAGGTTTTACCCGGACCATCATGAAACCTGGTCTTCAGGCCGTTTTTGGTTTTTTTGGCAGCTTGGTTACAGGCCTCATTCTCAGCCTGATCATTGCGATTTTCACCCGCAAGAAGGTCGAAGACGACCTGGGAACAAATCCGGCGGGCTGA